From the Vicugna pacos chromosome 30, VicPac4, whole genome shotgun sequence genome, the window GTACGCAGCGCGTTTGTAGCCACGTCCAGAGAAAGTTTGCGGGGTATATGGTCAGGTCGGGTCGAGGCTTTACTCTTTTAAGTTTTTTCAACTTCAACGGCGTTTAACTCAAGTAATAACCTTAAAGTGTGGAAAGAGCGGATTATTTGTGAAGCTGTGAGCAAAGGAGGTTTCTATAGAGGGGGAGCACGTAGGGGACTGTAGTTGGCTTGAGTTGCCAGTGCGTCCAGATGTGAATTGAAACAgactgttttcttccagaaggcAAGAGGGCTGACGAAGTCCGTTTCACTAGTCTGATGTCAGCACTTCTGTAGTCACTGGTAGTTACAAAAGGGAAGAAAACTGGACAGAGAAGGATGGCTGCAATGATGTTGTTTCTTAGGACACCTTTGGATTAATCATGAAAACAATTACTCTCTGAGCAGCCGCGGGGGTAGTACTTAAGACTTGTATAAACTATATGCCGCTGTAAACATAGATTAACAGAATGGTTCTTGCTCCCTTTCAGGTGACCTCTAAAAATGGTTCGCTATTCACTTGACCcagaaaaccccacaaaatgtAAGTGAACAAGAAACATTCCTTATTTTGGAGCAAGACAATAAGATACTCAACGTTAACcaaaacttgtttattttctagCATGCAAATCAAGAGGTTCAAATCTTCGTGTTCACTTTAAGGTATGTGAATCATAGTTATGCTCTAAAAGAGTTCCGCGAGTTCTTAACCATCCTAAAAAAGGTAGCTGCGATGATGTGTTTCTTAGGACACCTTTGGATTTACCGTGAAAATAAATCAATTCTGAGCAGCCACCTTTTGGTGGGTAATCATCAGTATATAATGAGCACTTTGATTTAGGATTTGTGGAATTGGGTGAAACTACCTGAGAACCTAGTATACAGACCAAGATCTGGGACATGTAATTGTTTGCAAGATGATGGAGAGCATGTTAATAGTGAATAAATGGTTTTTGGAATCATTTTTCTCCACCTTCAAACCAAGCGTCCTTGGCTCTtaatcacagattttttttcctcattgttttacCTCACTTCCAAAGAAAGGTTTTAGCTGTTGataaatgttcatattttgaaaatctgataatgtttactttttaaattgaggtttCTGAAAATACGGTTAACTCACAGCTTATGTTATTTATACTTAGAACACTCGTGAAACTGCCCAGGCCATTAAGGGTATGCATATCCGAAAAGCCACCAAGTATTTGAAGGACGTCACTTTACAGAAGCAATGTGTGCCGTTCCGTCGTTACAATGGTGGAGTTGGTAGGTGTGCCCAGGTGAGAATTCGTAGTTGTCGTTTCAAAAGACAAACTGAGGGAAAGTGGATGGAATAAGAATGGCTACGATCTGCCTTTAATCGGGATCTTGCTCCTATGATGGTAGTTTTGGACACCTTTGGATTAACCATGAAAAAAAACATGTTCTGAGCAACCTTAATGTTAAAATAAGTCATCTTGATTATAACATTGATTTAAATCGGGAAATAACTAAtagcctctcttttttttttcattttcttaggcaAAACAGTGGGGCTGGACACAGGGTCGATGGCCCAAAAagagtgctgagtttttactgcaCATGCTCAAAAATGCGGAAAGTAATGCAGAACTTAAGGTACCCAAACCATAAACATCTTTATGCATGCAATTTCATTATTCATTTAAAGTTGCTGTTGTCCGAATTTATTTAATGCTACCCATCCTGTAACTCCATTCCTCAGCGACCTTTATGGAGTGCCCTTATAAACAAGGTACATTTCGCACTGAGTTTTGGCAGTTACTTAGACTTAAAGGACACTATCCTACGTGTTTAAAAATTGCTTGAACAAATAGTTTTAAAAGGTTGCCTTTCAAAATGATTGCATTAAGGCAGGGACTTTAACGGCAGTTTGTGGATTTAAAATAAAGGTATTACCTGGTTTTGtttcccctcccttcttcccaggGCTTAGATGTAGATTCACTGGTCATTGAGCACATCCAGGTGAACAAAGCTCCCAAGATGCGGCGCAGGACTTACAGAGCTCATGGTCGGATCAACCCTTACATGAGCTCTCCCTGCCACATTGAGATGATCCTTACTGAAAAAGAGCAGATTGTTCCTAAACCAGAAGAGGAGGTTGCACAGAAGAAAAAGGTAAATTACTTAGTCTTTGCTGTTTCCTTTGGTGTATTAGAATTAGTGATTGCTGTGATGACTGACTTAGGACACCTTTGGAATAACCGTGAAAGGAAACTGTTCTGAGCAACCAACTACCTCTTGTAGTCATTTTATTTTGGCTTTCATGGGTCTCCTTTGTTTTGTGACTAATAATGAATAGTAACTTTGTATTATCCAGTTTATTAGAACTACATGATTATCTGATGTTCTACCTCACTTACTCTTTACCTGCATTTGAAGTGTCCATAGTCACTTTGAATGCCACATATCCAAAGggccccttccctgcctccccccaaTCTAATAAGCTTGTTTTCAGTTAATGATTACATTTAGTTCTTTAAGTCTGGAACCTGAGGGTGATAATTCACACCTAATGGATTTGACTTCTGttgatttttatcattaaatatcCTCCATCCTTGCTGTCGCTTAGTCTTAACCAACTCGGCTCCCTGCGTGCAGTTTTGACTCTCCTGCTTACTATAATTTCCTCCCAGCTGCCCATCTCATCTCCCCTTGTCTCTACACCAAAGGACTCTTAACCTTTTTGTTGAAATTTTCAGTTGCTCTTTCATTGAGATACGACCTCCTTTAAGGTgtagtatgggtttctcctggaaTCTTaagcccttttttttcttttccacagatatcccagaagaaactgaagaaacaaaaacttatGGCCCGGgaataaattcagcaaaaaataaatgcaaataaaagtaaaagcagaGTCTTGGTTGTCTTaattagtaaatatattttaaatgtcatcACAAGATTGATCATATGAGTTTTCTTCTTATTAGAGTTAGATTATTCTGTTGCTCTGAACCACTAATTTTGGTTCATAGCATGCTGTTTTGCATCTCAGTGAATTTgtgcataaaatggaatattagaaCATGGGGAAATTTCTGAAACTTTAACACCGACATTGAGATTAAACGCACTGTTAAGTGGCATTTAGTATATTTGGTTCCACATCCATCAGCCCAAtgaattttagttattttcaacATCCCAAAGAGGAACCTTGGTAGTGGTTGGCTGTCACTATCCCCTACCCACAATCCAGCCATAGGCAACCAATTTTCTGACTGTACATTTGCCTATTCTGagcatttcataaaaatgaagtaTTAGTATGTGGCCCTTAGTCACTGGCTTTgacttagaataatttttttagggTTTATGTTGCAGCATGTGCCTGTGTTTCACTGTGGAAGTGTGGAATACCGGTCCTGTTGTTTAGTTTAGCTATTACAAAGTTTGTGTGGCATGTATTTTCATTTGAGTGTATACCAAGAGTGGCCCTGCTGGATTAGCTATTTAAACATTTGACGGATTTCCAGGCGTTTCTAAAGCAGCGATATTTACAGTCTGACCagtagtgtatgagggttccaactCCGCCTTCTCGACTGTTTATGCTAGCGGGTGCGAAGTGTTGCTTTTTGTAAGAGAATACCGCTTAAAGTTGACTTCACTGTTAGTATTACTGTAGTAGAATGGTTAGCTTAGCCACAACTGCACTGGAGAACAGCAGGTAGAGTAGGCCTTCCCGAAGGTGGTGAGCCACTAGCACAGGCGTTATCCTCTCCTGGGTCAGCACCCCGGGTCCTGTCCCGGCAACCGGGCGCCGGGGAAGGCCGTTCCGCCTGGCCCGCAGGTTTTAAGCCAGCGGCTTCCGCGCCGGGCCGGAAGCCGCCCCCAGTCCCAGCCTGGGCGTCACGGTACGTCCGGCGCGTCCTCGGGCTGACGCAGGCGCACCTTTGTCGGCCCTTGTTGTGCCCATTGGCGCGGCTGCGGCACGTCCCTCCGCGTCCCTCACTCTAGAAGCGCGGACCTTTCCTCTGGTGGTGGTCGCGGGTGAGCGGGGCCCCGGGGGCCGAGGCTGCGGCTGGGGCTTCGGGGCGGACGGGGGCTCGGCGCTGTGGGGACGCGCTAAGCAGCCTGCGGGGTGCGCGGTTCTCCAGCGCTCTGCGGCCCGCCGGCCGTCACAGTCCACCGCTGCCCGCACCCGCGGAGCCCCTGCCCTCCTCGCCGTTTTCCTCCCCTGCGTCCGCGTCCACCCCTCTTCTGCGTCCGATCCGTCTCTCCTTTCCTCAGGATCCGCTCTCTGGCCTGAATTGTCGGTATCACTTCTCTGTTATTGTCACCACCATTCGCCCTTGTTCTATCTTTTCAGTCCTTGTCTTTGACTCAGCCTGTCCCGCTCTCTTCTGTCTCCAGTAAATAATACGCCGGGTTGCTTAAGGAGGTGGCATTTCCCCCGCTACCCCGGCCCAAGTTTTGATGGAGCCTCCGCCTTTTCCTATTCTATTGTAGTGGACTAAGGCCGATGAAAGAAATTTCTCTCCTCCAGCAGTTTCAATCCATTTTTCTTGCTCTACTGTAATATCCGAGAATTGGCttggagagaattttaaaaaatcgtgattttttttaatcaatatgtCATAGCCGCCTTCTAGACCTTTCTAAGCCATAATTTGACAAAAGTAATTAGTGATATTTTTTCTTGAGAATTCACTTAAAACACAATTTCAAGTAGCTAAAAACTTAAATCTTTACAATGGAGGGATTGACAGTCTTAATAGTCTAGTGCTCGATGGTATTGTCTGTTGTATTGAAGGATTTGGTTGGTTTTGAAAGTTTGGTAGAAAGTGGAATGATGATGATCATGGTTTTGGAAGGGAAAAGGCAAGAGCATTGAGCTAGGAAACCAGTTTTAGGAATTCTGGTCTTAGCCAGCTCTAGCTACTGGTTGCCTTTGTGTGGGCTTTGAACAGTTTATTACTTTTGGATCCTTGATGATTAGAAATTAATccttgggttttttggtttttttcccttttagtaaCAACATTTAACATTAACGTATGCACTGTTCTGAGCTTTGTATTCCTATGAATTTATCTAGTCCACACTACATCCCTCTGAGATAGGTACTATTTATTATTGTCTTCACATTAGACATGAGAGCACTACAGCAAAGACtggttaaatgatttgcccaagaacACTATGTTGAAAATAGTGAAAGCAGGTCTCAAGTTCAGGCAGCTGCTTGAGTATTAGGCTGTGGTACTCATAAGACCTGAACCAGGCCACCTCTTAAGTCTCTTCTGATCAGATTCTACATGTCCAATAGCCAAGAATAATAATTCTTTGAAAAagaccctcctccttctcctgccaGTTTGGCTTATTGTAATCAGAAAATACgttctttaaaattttgaaacaaaatgCTTTGATAAATTCTTACACTGTTTTATTAAATTTGACTAGAGGACTGTTTTTAAAGAATCCAGTTATGAATTCTTTATAAAATAGCTGGTCATTCCTTGATGTACGTTTATATTTGTTTACAGGTCTTGTAATTCATTTCAAAGCCACATTCAGATTGGATTATTTATACCACTCTTCACTTgtaaataattttgaattgctTTAGTGTAACAGTGCTTATTCATTTGTCAGCAAATACTActtaatttacagtgttttgaaaataagaaaatttaacaTCCTTAATTTTTAGCCTTATGCACTGTTCTGAAGCTTCTGAGTTTTTAAGGCCTCTGCTAAGGGATTAAAAATTCTCGTCAATTTAAAAGGTCCGTGGTTTGATAGTATATTATGGAaataatatttgttctttttcaagaaatTGCTGATTTTGAGAAATTCCAAGACAGTttctaatcatcaaggaaatttaGGTGTTAATGTTTGGAAATGGACAATTTACTTATACAAATAACAatactaaattaaaattttttattactcAGTATACCTTAATtgctattaaaaaaggaaaagcaaatataTCAAGGGAGAGTTGTTGCCTGGGAGAGGCCAGCCAGTTTGCAGCCTAGAGGTCTTCCAAAGTGTTATCTCATTGAGttccatttaacaaaattttcccTTGGCATTGTAAGTTGTGTAACGAATATTGTCAGTCCCTGAAGGTGGTTGGGCTTTGCAAGTTAAGTCACACTAAACTGGAGTATGTGAAAATTACCAAGTTTCTTAATGTTTTTGTGCCCtcttttatttatctgtaaatGGAAATGCCAGGGTACTCAACCTCACTGGGTGTTTTAAGTGAGTTGATATGTGTTAAGAGCTTGACTGCCTAGCACTCAGCAAATGTTGGTGCTATTCCTTCATGTTATCATATTTATGATTGGGGAGCAGTGATTGGAGAGGTTTGGAGGCAGGCACCTCACTATTATTTTCCGGTAGACCACTTATTATTCCTTTACCTTGCAGATAGCAGCATTTTGATTTAATAGACTTGATTTAAGCTAATACTTGTAGTATGATTTGAGTTTTTCCTTCAGTGTAGAAAGTCATTTCAAATATCTTAATCTAGGTGAATTCCTTCAGTTATTTGatctaatttgttttttcttcacgTTTATTGGCA encodes:
- the RPL17 gene encoding large ribosomal subunit protein uL22 — protein: MVRYSLDPENPTKSCKSRGSNLRVHFKNTRETAQAIKGMHIRKATKYLKDVTLQKQCVPFRRYNGGVGRCAQAKQWGWTQGRWPKKSAEFLLHMLKNAESNAELKGLDVDSLVIEHIQVNKAPKMRRRTYRAHGRINPYMSSPCHIEMILTEKEQIVPKPEEEVAQKKKISQKKLKKQKLMARE